From a region of the Cyclopterus lumpus isolate fCycLum1 chromosome 5, fCycLum1.pri, whole genome shotgun sequence genome:
- the atf7b gene encoding cyclic AMP-dependent transcription factor ATF-7b isoform X5: MTLKFGPARTDSVIIADQTPTPTRFLKNCEEVGLFNELASSFEHEFTKAHEDDQRTKHPAAPLQTPSEVKVEDEGPLEVDSSSPGSPDSSSSMSDNSRDSRVRGKEILTKPVVSSAPTPTIVRPGSLPLHLSNDTLHPTLPSPTSVITQTPPSNRQLSSPTSAYPLVRLPNGQTVPLLPSPVQMTSVISLARPANSVPNIPGIPGPPVGGYSSGSSSPSGYSLHSETKMRLTEAQTHQGPGAQDGAGGGAGSIPAVPQRPEQSQQPTQNSDAPSPAQPQVSPAQPTGGRRRRASEMDPDERRERFLERNRAAASRCRQKRKLWVNSLEKKADDLINMNVSLTSEVGQLRNEVAQLKQLLLTHKDCPVTVMQKKAAFLAAGGEETSRDTSSEPIGSPAAVIQHGPSQPASACSPGATINGLSVRAAEAVAMSVLAGMGSGQPGGVVMATQSESTPR, from the exons ATGACATTAAAATTTGGTCCTGCCAGAACAGACTCTGTTATCATTGCAG accagacacccacacccacacgtTTTCTGAAGAACTGTGAAGAGGTTGGGTTATTCAATGAGCTTGCCAGCTCCTTTGAACATGAGTTTACCAAAGCACACGAAGACGACCAAAGGACAAAACACCCG GCGGCACCTTTACAAACACCGTCTGAAGTAAAAGTTGAAGATGAAGGTCCTTTGGAAGTGGATTCTTCCTCTCCCGGAAGTCCAGATTCCTCTTCCAGCATGTCGGACAACAGCAGAGACTCAAGGGTGAGAGGCAAG GAGATTCTCACAAAGCCTGTGGTAAGCTCTGCCCCTACTCCAACCATTGTGCGCCCAGGTTCTCTTCCCCTTCACCTGAGCAATGACACACTTCACCCAACTCTGCCATCTCCAACATCTGTCATCACGCAAACGCCGCCCTCCAACAGACAGCTCAG CTCCCCAACGAGTGCTTATCCACTGGTGAGGCTTCCTAATGGGCAGACAGTCCCCCTCTTGCCCAGTCCTGTTCAGATGACCTCAGTTATATCT CTTGCGAGGCCAGCGAACTCGGTGCCCAACATCCCTGGAATTCCAGGGCCTCCAGTTGGTGGGTACAGCAGTGGGTCATCCTCCCCGTCTGGATATAGTCTGCACTCTGAGACCAAGATG CGGCTTACGGAAGCTCAAACTCATCAGGGCCCAGGAGCACAAGATGGGGCTGGTGGGGGGGCAGGATCCATCCCTGCTGTCCCCCAGCGACCGGAACAAAGCCAACAACCCACTCAAAACTCTGACGCACCATCACCTGCGCAACCCCAG GTGTCCCCTGCTCAGCCAACAGGAGGCCGGCGGCGGCGAGCTTCAGAGATGGACCCTGACGAGAGGAGGGAGCGTTTCCTGGAGAGAAACCGAGCGGCCGCCTCTCGCTGCAGGCAGAAACGAAAGCTGTGGGTTAACTCGTTGGAGAAGAAGGCGGATGATCTTATCAACATGAATGTGTCCCTGACT AGTGAAGTAGGCCAACTGAGGAACGAGGTGGCTCAGCTGAAGCAGCTCCTCCTGACCCACAAAGACTGCCCGGTCACTGTTATGCAGAAGAAGGCAGCATTCTTAG ctgcaggaggagaggaaacctCCAGAGATACTTCCAGTGAACCCATAGGCTCCCCAGCGGCAGTTATACAGCACGGGCCGTCACAACCCGCCTCGGCCTGCAGTCCAGGAGCCACCATTAACGGGCTGAGCGTCCGCGCTGCAGAGGCGGTGGCAATGTCGGTTTTAGCAGGCATGGGATCGGGCCAGCCTGGAGGGGTTGTCATGGCGACGCAGTCAGAGTCAACCCCAAGATGA
- the atf7b gene encoding cyclic AMP-dependent transcription factor ATF-7b isoform X3 — MGDDRPFVCIAPGCGQRFTNEDHLSVHKHKHEMTLKFGPARTDSVIIADQTPTPTRFLKNCEEVGLFNELASSFEHEFTKAHEDDQRTKHPAAPLQTPSEVKVEDEGPLEVDSSSPGSPDSSSSMSDNSRDSRVRGKEILTKPVVSSAPTPTIVRPGSLPLHLSNDTLHPTLPSPTSVITQTPPSNRQLSSPTSAYPLVRLPNGQTVPLLPSPVQMTSVISLARPANSVPNIPGIPGPPVGGYSSGSSSPSGYSLHSETKMRLTEAQTHQGPGAQDGAGGGAGSIPAVPQRPEQSQQPTQNSDAPSPAQPQVSPAQPTGGRRRRASEMDPDERRERFLERNRAAASRCRQKRKLWVNSLEKKADDLINMNVSLTSEVGQLRNEVAQLKQLLLTHKDCPVTVMQKKAAFLAAGGEETSRDTSSEPIGSPAAVIQHGPSQPASACSPGATINGLSVRAAEAVAMSVLAGMGSGQPGGVVMATQSESTPR, encoded by the exons ATGGGGGATGATCGACCCTTTGTATGCATTGCCCCTGGATGTGGGCAG AGATTCACAAATGAAGACCACCTGTCGGTCCACAAGCACAAGCATGAAATGACATTAAAATTTGGTCCTGCCAGAACAGACTCTGTTATCATTGCAG accagacacccacacccacacgtTTTCTGAAGAACTGTGAAGAGGTTGGGTTATTCAATGAGCTTGCCAGCTCCTTTGAACATGAGTTTACCAAAGCACACGAAGACGACCAAAGGACAAAACACCCG GCGGCACCTTTACAAACACCGTCTGAAGTAAAAGTTGAAGATGAAGGTCCTTTGGAAGTGGATTCTTCCTCTCCCGGAAGTCCAGATTCCTCTTCCAGCATGTCGGACAACAGCAGAGACTCAAGGGTGAGAGGCAAG GAGATTCTCACAAAGCCTGTGGTAAGCTCTGCCCCTACTCCAACCATTGTGCGCCCAGGTTCTCTTCCCCTTCACCTGAGCAATGACACACTTCACCCAACTCTGCCATCTCCAACATCTGTCATCACGCAAACGCCGCCCTCCAACAGACAGCTCAG CTCCCCAACGAGTGCTTATCCACTGGTGAGGCTTCCTAATGGGCAGACAGTCCCCCTCTTGCCCAGTCCTGTTCAGATGACCTCAGTTATATCT CTTGCGAGGCCAGCGAACTCGGTGCCCAACATCCCTGGAATTCCAGGGCCTCCAGTTGGTGGGTACAGCAGTGGGTCATCCTCCCCGTCTGGATATAGTCTGCACTCTGAGACCAAGATG CGGCTTACGGAAGCTCAAACTCATCAGGGCCCAGGAGCACAAGATGGGGCTGGTGGGGGGGCAGGATCCATCCCTGCTGTCCCCCAGCGACCGGAACAAAGCCAACAACCCACTCAAAACTCTGACGCACCATCACCTGCGCAACCCCAG GTGTCCCCTGCTCAGCCAACAGGAGGCCGGCGGCGGCGAGCTTCAGAGATGGACCCTGACGAGAGGAGGGAGCGTTTCCTGGAGAGAAACCGAGCGGCCGCCTCTCGCTGCAGGCAGAAACGAAAGCTGTGGGTTAACTCGTTGGAGAAGAAGGCGGATGATCTTATCAACATGAATGTGTCCCTGACT AGTGAAGTAGGCCAACTGAGGAACGAGGTGGCTCAGCTGAAGCAGCTCCTCCTGACCCACAAAGACTGCCCGGTCACTGTTATGCAGAAGAAGGCAGCATTCTTAG ctgcaggaggagaggaaacctCCAGAGATACTTCCAGTGAACCCATAGGCTCCCCAGCGGCAGTTATACAGCACGGGCCGTCACAACCCGCCTCGGCCTGCAGTCCAGGAGCCACCATTAACGGGCTGAGCGTCCGCGCTGCAGAGGCGGTGGCAATGTCGGTTTTAGCAGGCATGGGATCGGGCCAGCCTGGAGGGGTTGTCATGGCGACGCAGTCAGAGTCAACCCCAAGATGA
- the atf7b gene encoding cyclic AMP-dependent transcription factor ATF-7b isoform X4: MGDDRPFVCIAPGCGQRFTNEDHLSVHKHKHEMTLKFGPARTDSVIIADQTPTPTRFLKNCEEVGLFNELASSFEHEFTKAHEDDQRTKHPAAPLQTPSEVKVEDEGPLEVDSSSPGSPDSSSSMSDNSRDSREILTKPVVSSAPTPTIVRPGSLPLHLSNDTLHPTLPSPTSVITQTPPSNRQLSSPTSAYPLVRLPNGQTVPLLPSPVQMTSVISLARPANSVPNIPGIPGPPVGGYSSGSSSPSGYSLHSETKMRLTEAQTHQGPGAQDGAGGGAGSIPAVPQRPEQSQQPTQNSDAPSPAQPQVSPAQPTGGRRRRASEMDPDERRERFLERNRAAASRCRQKRKLWVNSLEKKADDLINMNVSLTSEVGQLRNEVAQLKQLLLTHKDCPVTVMQKKAAFLAAGGEETSRDTSSEPIGSPAAVIQHGPSQPASACSPGATINGLSVRAAEAVAMSVLAGMGSGQPGGVVMATQSESTPR; this comes from the exons ATGGGGGATGATCGACCCTTTGTATGCATTGCCCCTGGATGTGGGCAG AGATTCACAAATGAAGACCACCTGTCGGTCCACAAGCACAAGCATGAAATGACATTAAAATTTGGTCCTGCCAGAACAGACTCTGTTATCATTGCAG accagacacccacacccacacgtTTTCTGAAGAACTGTGAAGAGGTTGGGTTATTCAATGAGCTTGCCAGCTCCTTTGAACATGAGTTTACCAAAGCACACGAAGACGACCAAAGGACAAAACACCCG GCGGCACCTTTACAAACACCGTCTGAAGTAAAAGTTGAAGATGAAGGTCCTTTGGAAGTGGATTCTTCCTCTCCCGGAAGTCCAGATTCCTCTTCCAGCATGTCGGACAACAGCAGAGACTCAAGG GAGATTCTCACAAAGCCTGTGGTAAGCTCTGCCCCTACTCCAACCATTGTGCGCCCAGGTTCTCTTCCCCTTCACCTGAGCAATGACACACTTCACCCAACTCTGCCATCTCCAACATCTGTCATCACGCAAACGCCGCCCTCCAACAGACAGCTCAG CTCCCCAACGAGTGCTTATCCACTGGTGAGGCTTCCTAATGGGCAGACAGTCCCCCTCTTGCCCAGTCCTGTTCAGATGACCTCAGTTATATCT CTTGCGAGGCCAGCGAACTCGGTGCCCAACATCCCTGGAATTCCAGGGCCTCCAGTTGGTGGGTACAGCAGTGGGTCATCCTCCCCGTCTGGATATAGTCTGCACTCTGAGACCAAGATG CGGCTTACGGAAGCTCAAACTCATCAGGGCCCAGGAGCACAAGATGGGGCTGGTGGGGGGGCAGGATCCATCCCTGCTGTCCCCCAGCGACCGGAACAAAGCCAACAACCCACTCAAAACTCTGACGCACCATCACCTGCGCAACCCCAG GTGTCCCCTGCTCAGCCAACAGGAGGCCGGCGGCGGCGAGCTTCAGAGATGGACCCTGACGAGAGGAGGGAGCGTTTCCTGGAGAGAAACCGAGCGGCCGCCTCTCGCTGCAGGCAGAAACGAAAGCTGTGGGTTAACTCGTTGGAGAAGAAGGCGGATGATCTTATCAACATGAATGTGTCCCTGACT AGTGAAGTAGGCCAACTGAGGAACGAGGTGGCTCAGCTGAAGCAGCTCCTCCTGACCCACAAAGACTGCCCGGTCACTGTTATGCAGAAGAAGGCAGCATTCTTAG ctgcaggaggagaggaaacctCCAGAGATACTTCCAGTGAACCCATAGGCTCCCCAGCGGCAGTTATACAGCACGGGCCGTCACAACCCGCCTCGGCCTGCAGTCCAGGAGCCACCATTAACGGGCTGAGCGTCCGCGCTGCAGAGGCGGTGGCAATGTCGGTTTTAGCAGGCATGGGATCGGGCCAGCCTGGAGGGGTTGTCATGGCGACGCAGTCAGAGTCAACCCCAAGATGA
- the atf7b gene encoding cyclic AMP-dependent transcription factor ATF-7b isoform X2, whose translation MSTAFFSISVLTLGAPHQELLSEMGDDRPFVCIAPGCGQRFTNEDHLSVHKHKHEMTLKFGPARTDSVIIADQTPTPTRFLKNCEEVGLFNELASSFEHEFTKAHEDDQRTKHPAAPLQTPSEVKVEDEGPLEVDSSSPGSPDSSSSMSDNSRDSREILTKPVVSSAPTPTIVRPGSLPLHLSNDTLHPTLPSPTSVITQTPPSNRQLSSPTSAYPLVRLPNGQTVPLLPSPVQMTSVISLARPANSVPNIPGIPGPPVGGYSSGSSSPSGYSLHSETKMRLTEAQTHQGPGAQDGAGGGAGSIPAVPQRPEQSQQPTQNSDAPSPAQPQVSPAQPTGGRRRRASEMDPDERRERFLERNRAAASRCRQKRKLWVNSLEKKADDLINMNVSLTSEVGQLRNEVAQLKQLLLTHKDCPVTVMQKKAAFLAAGGEETSRDTSSEPIGSPAAVIQHGPSQPASACSPGATINGLSVRAAEAVAMSVLAGMGSGQPGGVVMATQSESTPR comes from the exons ATGAGCACAGCTTTCTTTAGCATTAGCGTGCTAACGCTTGGCGCTCCACATCAAg AACTTTTGTCTGAGATGGGGGATGATCGACCCTTTGTATGCATTGCCCCTGGATGTGGGCAG AGATTCACAAATGAAGACCACCTGTCGGTCCACAAGCACAAGCATGAAATGACATTAAAATTTGGTCCTGCCAGAACAGACTCTGTTATCATTGCAG accagacacccacacccacacgtTTTCTGAAGAACTGTGAAGAGGTTGGGTTATTCAATGAGCTTGCCAGCTCCTTTGAACATGAGTTTACCAAAGCACACGAAGACGACCAAAGGACAAAACACCCG GCGGCACCTTTACAAACACCGTCTGAAGTAAAAGTTGAAGATGAAGGTCCTTTGGAAGTGGATTCTTCCTCTCCCGGAAGTCCAGATTCCTCTTCCAGCATGTCGGACAACAGCAGAGACTCAAGG GAGATTCTCACAAAGCCTGTGGTAAGCTCTGCCCCTACTCCAACCATTGTGCGCCCAGGTTCTCTTCCCCTTCACCTGAGCAATGACACACTTCACCCAACTCTGCCATCTCCAACATCTGTCATCACGCAAACGCCGCCCTCCAACAGACAGCTCAG CTCCCCAACGAGTGCTTATCCACTGGTGAGGCTTCCTAATGGGCAGACAGTCCCCCTCTTGCCCAGTCCTGTTCAGATGACCTCAGTTATATCT CTTGCGAGGCCAGCGAACTCGGTGCCCAACATCCCTGGAATTCCAGGGCCTCCAGTTGGTGGGTACAGCAGTGGGTCATCCTCCCCGTCTGGATATAGTCTGCACTCTGAGACCAAGATG CGGCTTACGGAAGCTCAAACTCATCAGGGCCCAGGAGCACAAGATGGGGCTGGTGGGGGGGCAGGATCCATCCCTGCTGTCCCCCAGCGACCGGAACAAAGCCAACAACCCACTCAAAACTCTGACGCACCATCACCTGCGCAACCCCAG GTGTCCCCTGCTCAGCCAACAGGAGGCCGGCGGCGGCGAGCTTCAGAGATGGACCCTGACGAGAGGAGGGAGCGTTTCCTGGAGAGAAACCGAGCGGCCGCCTCTCGCTGCAGGCAGAAACGAAAGCTGTGGGTTAACTCGTTGGAGAAGAAGGCGGATGATCTTATCAACATGAATGTGTCCCTGACT AGTGAAGTAGGCCAACTGAGGAACGAGGTGGCTCAGCTGAAGCAGCTCCTCCTGACCCACAAAGACTGCCCGGTCACTGTTATGCAGAAGAAGGCAGCATTCTTAG ctgcaggaggagaggaaacctCCAGAGATACTTCCAGTGAACCCATAGGCTCCCCAGCGGCAGTTATACAGCACGGGCCGTCACAACCCGCCTCGGCCTGCAGTCCAGGAGCCACCATTAACGGGCTGAGCGTCCGCGCTGCAGAGGCGGTGGCAATGTCGGTTTTAGCAGGCATGGGATCGGGCCAGCCTGGAGGGGTTGTCATGGCGACGCAGTCAGAGTCAACCCCAAGATGA
- the atf7b gene encoding cyclic AMP-dependent transcription factor ATF-7b isoform X1: protein MSTAFFSISVLTLGAPHQELLSEMGDDRPFVCIAPGCGQRFTNEDHLSVHKHKHEMTLKFGPARTDSVIIADQTPTPTRFLKNCEEVGLFNELASSFEHEFTKAHEDDQRTKHPAAPLQTPSEVKVEDEGPLEVDSSSPGSPDSSSSMSDNSRDSRVRGKEILTKPVVSSAPTPTIVRPGSLPLHLSNDTLHPTLPSPTSVITQTPPSNRQLSSPTSAYPLVRLPNGQTVPLLPSPVQMTSVISLARPANSVPNIPGIPGPPVGGYSSGSSSPSGYSLHSETKMRLTEAQTHQGPGAQDGAGGGAGSIPAVPQRPEQSQQPTQNSDAPSPAQPQVSPAQPTGGRRRRASEMDPDERRERFLERNRAAASRCRQKRKLWVNSLEKKADDLINMNVSLTSEVGQLRNEVAQLKQLLLTHKDCPVTVMQKKAAFLAAGGEETSRDTSSEPIGSPAAVIQHGPSQPASACSPGATINGLSVRAAEAVAMSVLAGMGSGQPGGVVMATQSESTPR from the exons ATGAGCACAGCTTTCTTTAGCATTAGCGTGCTAACGCTTGGCGCTCCACATCAAg AACTTTTGTCTGAGATGGGGGATGATCGACCCTTTGTATGCATTGCCCCTGGATGTGGGCAG AGATTCACAAATGAAGACCACCTGTCGGTCCACAAGCACAAGCATGAAATGACATTAAAATTTGGTCCTGCCAGAACAGACTCTGTTATCATTGCAG accagacacccacacccacacgtTTTCTGAAGAACTGTGAAGAGGTTGGGTTATTCAATGAGCTTGCCAGCTCCTTTGAACATGAGTTTACCAAAGCACACGAAGACGACCAAAGGACAAAACACCCG GCGGCACCTTTACAAACACCGTCTGAAGTAAAAGTTGAAGATGAAGGTCCTTTGGAAGTGGATTCTTCCTCTCCCGGAAGTCCAGATTCCTCTTCCAGCATGTCGGACAACAGCAGAGACTCAAGGGTGAGAGGCAAG GAGATTCTCACAAAGCCTGTGGTAAGCTCTGCCCCTACTCCAACCATTGTGCGCCCAGGTTCTCTTCCCCTTCACCTGAGCAATGACACACTTCACCCAACTCTGCCATCTCCAACATCTGTCATCACGCAAACGCCGCCCTCCAACAGACAGCTCAG CTCCCCAACGAGTGCTTATCCACTGGTGAGGCTTCCTAATGGGCAGACAGTCCCCCTCTTGCCCAGTCCTGTTCAGATGACCTCAGTTATATCT CTTGCGAGGCCAGCGAACTCGGTGCCCAACATCCCTGGAATTCCAGGGCCTCCAGTTGGTGGGTACAGCAGTGGGTCATCCTCCCCGTCTGGATATAGTCTGCACTCTGAGACCAAGATG CGGCTTACGGAAGCTCAAACTCATCAGGGCCCAGGAGCACAAGATGGGGCTGGTGGGGGGGCAGGATCCATCCCTGCTGTCCCCCAGCGACCGGAACAAAGCCAACAACCCACTCAAAACTCTGACGCACCATCACCTGCGCAACCCCAG GTGTCCCCTGCTCAGCCAACAGGAGGCCGGCGGCGGCGAGCTTCAGAGATGGACCCTGACGAGAGGAGGGAGCGTTTCCTGGAGAGAAACCGAGCGGCCGCCTCTCGCTGCAGGCAGAAACGAAAGCTGTGGGTTAACTCGTTGGAGAAGAAGGCGGATGATCTTATCAACATGAATGTGTCCCTGACT AGTGAAGTAGGCCAACTGAGGAACGAGGTGGCTCAGCTGAAGCAGCTCCTCCTGACCCACAAAGACTGCCCGGTCACTGTTATGCAGAAGAAGGCAGCATTCTTAG ctgcaggaggagaggaaacctCCAGAGATACTTCCAGTGAACCCATAGGCTCCCCAGCGGCAGTTATACAGCACGGGCCGTCACAACCCGCCTCGGCCTGCAGTCCAGGAGCCACCATTAACGGGCTGAGCGTCCGCGCTGCAGAGGCGGTGGCAATGTCGGTTTTAGCAGGCATGGGATCGGGCCAGCCTGGAGGGGTTGTCATGGCGACGCAGTCAGAGTCAACCCCAAGATGA
- the atf7b gene encoding cyclic AMP-dependent transcription factor ATF-7b isoform X6: MSTAFFSISVLTLGAPHQELLSEMGDDRPFVCIAPGCGQRFTNEDHLSVHKHKHEMTLKFGPARTDSVIIADQTPTPTRFLKNCEEVGLFNELASSFEHEFTKAHEDDQRTKHPAAPLQTPSEVKVEDEGPLEVDSSSPGSPDSSSSMSDNSRDSRVRGKEILTKPVVSSAPTPTIVRPGSLPLHLSNDTLHPTLPSPTSVITQTPPSNRQLSSPTSAYPLVRLPNGQTVPLLPSPVQMTSVISLARPANSVPNIPGIPGPPVGGYSSGSSSPSGYSLHSETKMRLTEAQTHQGPGAQDGAGGGAGSIPAVPQRPEQSQQPTQNSDAPSPAQPQVSPAQPTGGRRRRASEMDPDERRERFLERNRAAASRCRQKRKLWVNSLEKKADDLINMNVSLTSEVGQLRNEVAQLKQLLLTHKDCPVTVMQKKAAFLG, encoded by the exons ATGAGCACAGCTTTCTTTAGCATTAGCGTGCTAACGCTTGGCGCTCCACATCAAg AACTTTTGTCTGAGATGGGGGATGATCGACCCTTTGTATGCATTGCCCCTGGATGTGGGCAG AGATTCACAAATGAAGACCACCTGTCGGTCCACAAGCACAAGCATGAAATGACATTAAAATTTGGTCCTGCCAGAACAGACTCTGTTATCATTGCAG accagacacccacacccacacgtTTTCTGAAGAACTGTGAAGAGGTTGGGTTATTCAATGAGCTTGCCAGCTCCTTTGAACATGAGTTTACCAAAGCACACGAAGACGACCAAAGGACAAAACACCCG GCGGCACCTTTACAAACACCGTCTGAAGTAAAAGTTGAAGATGAAGGTCCTTTGGAAGTGGATTCTTCCTCTCCCGGAAGTCCAGATTCCTCTTCCAGCATGTCGGACAACAGCAGAGACTCAAGGGTGAGAGGCAAG GAGATTCTCACAAAGCCTGTGGTAAGCTCTGCCCCTACTCCAACCATTGTGCGCCCAGGTTCTCTTCCCCTTCACCTGAGCAATGACACACTTCACCCAACTCTGCCATCTCCAACATCTGTCATCACGCAAACGCCGCCCTCCAACAGACAGCTCAG CTCCCCAACGAGTGCTTATCCACTGGTGAGGCTTCCTAATGGGCAGACAGTCCCCCTCTTGCCCAGTCCTGTTCAGATGACCTCAGTTATATCT CTTGCGAGGCCAGCGAACTCGGTGCCCAACATCCCTGGAATTCCAGGGCCTCCAGTTGGTGGGTACAGCAGTGGGTCATCCTCCCCGTCTGGATATAGTCTGCACTCTGAGACCAAGATG CGGCTTACGGAAGCTCAAACTCATCAGGGCCCAGGAGCACAAGATGGGGCTGGTGGGGGGGCAGGATCCATCCCTGCTGTCCCCCAGCGACCGGAACAAAGCCAACAACCCACTCAAAACTCTGACGCACCATCACCTGCGCAACCCCAG GTGTCCCCTGCTCAGCCAACAGGAGGCCGGCGGCGGCGAGCTTCAGAGATGGACCCTGACGAGAGGAGGGAGCGTTTCCTGGAGAGAAACCGAGCGGCCGCCTCTCGCTGCAGGCAGAAACGAAAGCTGTGGGTTAACTCGTTGGAGAAGAAGGCGGATGATCTTATCAACATGAATGTGTCCCTGACT AGTGAAGTAGGCCAACTGAGGAACGAGGTGGCTCAGCTGAAGCAGCTCCTCCTGACCCACAAAGACTGCCCGGTCACTGTTATGCAGAAGAAGGCAGCATTCTTAG GGTGa